The following is a genomic window from Rutidosis leptorrhynchoides isolate AG116_Rl617_1_P2 chromosome 8, CSIRO_AGI_Rlap_v1, whole genome shotgun sequence.
atgtgtctagacaaagaatgataaacaggtaattccctaagaatgataagcaggtaatttttgacacgaaatgataagaaaaacttttgacatgcagacacggtcgaagtccagactcactaatgcatctaaacaacttatcagttagacacagtaatgcaagacctggttcgctaagaccaccgctctgataccaactttcataacccgtcctaatccatctggacgaagtccatattgattacaaacgattcacaataggattacatcgcgaggtatttgacctctatatgatacattttacaaacattgcattcgtttttaaaagataaactttctttacatcgaaaattgacagtcatgcataccatttcataatatctactatccaactataattgacttaataataatcttgatgaactcaatgactcgaatgcaacgtctttcgaaatatgccatgaatgactccaattaagatctctaaaatgagctaatgcactgcgaaagatttctttaatacctgagaataaacatgctttaaagtgtcaaccaaaaggttggtgagttcattagtttatcataaacgatcattttcatcattttaatagaccccaagattttcatttcttataaatacacatctcatatcaggcattttgcaaactgtatagagataaaaaatcattcatatggattgaacacctggtaatcgaccttaacaagatgcatatagaatatcccccagtatatagcgcgcagctaatatactaaataatacctcgaagtactaaagcatccataccctggatggggcttgttgggcccgatagatctacctttaggattcgcgtcaattaggggccatttccctaattcttaggttaccagacttgaaggggcgatattcggtttaataatccaaccatataatgtagttttgattaattgtgtctattttgtcaaacatttataaaagttgcgcatgtattctcagcccaaaaatacaaAGGGTAAaatggaaaatgaaactcaccatactgtattttgtagtaaaaatacatatgactaaattgaacaatgcagggttggcctcgaattcacgaacctatatcatttgtgtatatatattaatacacataatcataatcgaataagtttatatatatatcctattaatgatattatttttatattaataatatatttatttttcatatattcctttatataataaaatattttgttatgttatatgtgttaaatatatatatatataaatatatatatatatatatatatatatatatatatatatatatatatatatatatttatttatgtatttcatcTGTTTATCAAAACACtaattctaattatactaagttaatattatttacaaataatgataataacattagtaatatacttatgttaataataactttattaatgataataacaatgatattaataataatacttgtaaaaatattaattttacagttaatgatagttattataatgatcttaataattttaataataacagtaataatagtaataattataatatctaataataatcctttcgctaattgtaataataataatattaacaataataataatacttataataatgataatgttaataatagaaattttaataaaaagaaaagtttaagagttgtgataatgaaaataatacttttgataaaaatTCCTAATACCTAATAACAATAAAAATCTTAttactaattatgatattaataatcataccaCTTAACAttaatactataataattatactaataataataatgttaatactaataatttctaaataataatgctaataataataataataacaatgataataatatttatgtaatgatattaatatttattttattgatattaataacttgtattatgataataataataataataataataataataataataataataataataataataataataattatcatacttgaattaataacaataattaataatacaaaacaataacaataacaatcataataataataataataataataataataataataataataataataataataataataataataataataataataataataataataataataataataataataatagtaatagtaatagtaataaattTGCTACCTTGATGAAATAGCTCAAAAAATGGAAACTGCCATCGAccaggctcgaaccctcgacctctcgttaacccaaacAACCCTTTAACCATCTAATCCATTCTGTTTTTTTGAAATAtactctataattattttatttaacCTTCCTGTTTCTGTTTCCATATTTCTCCACCATCTTCAGAATTTAAGTAGACCAAAAACCAAATCCAAATTCTAATTGCTGTTCATTTTAACCTTGCAACTTAATTATAATAACTTGTCATTTGGTTGCATTTACAGAAatcgaaaataaataaataaaaaaatagaacAGGCTGCTGttcgataaaaaaatataaaatccaAAAATTGATTTCGAATTTAAGATGGTTTTAGAGAAAGATTATAACATAAATTGTGTTGGAATTGTTTCATATAAACATTATAAATTATCGATTTAACTTCATTTGTAACAGAAAATCCAATTTTGATTATAGAACAAATTTTGACTTTTGATAagaaaaactttgactcgaaaattccatCTCAACAAAACGTATTGGAACATCAATTTTTGCAGAAAGTTTGTTTAGATTATTCTTAAAAAACCACTTTAATACATTATGATATTTCACTCGAATTCAAGCTATTGTAAATCACAGTGAAGAACAAAAATAAAGTCTAAATCGAATTTCACATTTTAGATTGTTTTAGATAAAACTTGTAACATGAATTGTGTTTTAAATCAGTAATAAAAACTTTACCGATCATCAATTTCTACAATAACTCAAAAACGACTTCGAATTTTACTAATCATAGATCGTTTGACTTTtggcaaaataactttgactctaaaattcaatATCATTAGGATGAATTGAAGTTTGAAATTATGCAGATAGTTCAACTGTACGTATCCTAACACATCTGCATTCTTAGATTTTGAATTAAAACTAGAATTCGAAATTTGACTAAAAAGGATAAAGAACAGAGGAACGAGCCTGTgttatatttattttatgttttctctcAACAATTTGATTCAGTTAATAATTAATATATGATATGGATAGTGAGAAGGAGTTGGAATGACTGTGTTTAACATGAATTGATCAATTATTATCATATAGCGATTTATGGGTCTCGATATTTGATTACAGATAAACCAgtacaaaagaaaataaaaaattaaaagatTGTAGGGGATGGCTAACTGAATGCATAATGGAGTCGACGGCATCTCCAATCAATACAGGAAATTGGTACAGATTAGATAACGAAAGGAAACAGATGCGGTTTATATCTGTTTTCCTTTTatatgataaataaatattattaattaatagatatatataataataataataatattaatactaattaataataatttttattaatgatacaattttattagtaatattatcaataatattgttaaatatattaataataaaagtgttaataatattatgatagtattaataataacaataatgatatcttTTATGATTAATACAAAtgttaaccctaataataataatgttaataataatttttattgataatggtaatgataattatgaaataataataatactaatactaattataacaatgattaaagtcataaatttactactaattataaaaataatgatattaataatgataacaataatattagtaatagtaatattataacaatttaaatgtctcttatttcatatataaatattatatataataatattaacaatattgagattagtattactattagtatttataacaatgaaggtaataataataataataatataacactatatttttaatttgcaATTACGTTTAAtcttttaatattacatattattaatcatgtattattttatatataataacatataataccTATACCTttgatatatattccaatatacatatcataataattatttatagaaatcacatgtatttatatatggctttattttaatatctacttattattttgtattttattttacatacttacTTAAATTTATCAATTTCTATCTTattgttttaatttattatatatacctatatttatatttatatacctatttATTGACAAatgtttgttcgtgaatcgtcgggaatagtcgaaggttaattgattccataaaaatagttcaaaagtttttagactcaacataacagactttgcttatcgtgtcaaaatcatatacagattgaagtttaattttggtcggaaatttccgggtcgtcacaaaaacttTCTTGTTTTTATTCATTTTctttaaagcttaaatcttaaaataccaaaaaaatattgttcttttctgttttcaaatcaaatcttgatttggctaatcattaaatagccacaaaaaccattatctcgtaatttccattttaatagattaacttagtttaatttCATTAGTAGCAACCTTAAttttcacgtttaaactgtccttggaacgaatacggatttaccaactttacactattgcacgatcgggtacactgcccgttagtgtgttgtaatctttttaaccggtattttccattataaattatagacaccattttccagaccagcccgtttgcaggggctgtttgccctggccgtttggcaggccgtttgtgagccaggcgagccgtttggcaggccgtttggcttgcctggttccctggatcgtaacttgatttcttctctttcaccgttttcgctctagaatcttcgttttagctccgattttcttgattcttcttgcatcatcttcgtaattagTTTACCTACAAATCTAACCAAAAAatcgattattttgccgacaaagttttgaactttatgcttttgggactcaatattgggggtaaaaacatgatttttagccgatatcaataacCTTGTAGATGTCATGTTCCTAGATGAACTTGATTGAAACGGGTTTTGGAGCGTAACTAGCAAATCTTGAGTTTGACTCGTTtgtatgtcaaaatgggtttttgtgtaaaatTTGTGCTAGTAAGTGTTAAAGGGCTAAATAAGGTGTAATTATGTATTTCGGGAACATAgacactagtcttagtgattttgAACCTATGGGTGGCGTTAAAAGAGTAAAAGGGTGTATATTGCACTTGGTGTGTATTTGGCGGGTCGTGAGTCCAAGTAGTTATGTCATTGACGATTATAATAATGTAATAGGTAAATTACATTGACGATCGAAGCATGCGTGCTTGTGTTCACTTTTGCGGttaaaaggtgagtggaatatttatacgtgtatgtatataatttatttatttgtgTTGGATGTGGTTTAATGGGAGTCCGTACTTCGGGACCCATTAGAGTAATTATCGTGCGTACGTGTTACTCAAATAGTGTGTACGTGCCACATCAGTTAAATGGCAGGTATCGTGCGTATGTGTCGCCATTGATATTATGGTGGTTATCGTGCGTCTGTGCCACCTTGGGGTTAGTGATTATCATGCGTACGTGTCACTAGTGGTTATTGCGAATCTTGCAAGAACCATTCCCATtgcttatggttaaccatggtttacgtGCTTGTTACTTAGCATTATTAATGTTGAGATTTTTATGATAATGATGTTATTGCTAGTCGTGCGTTCGATGTTACTAGCTTGCGATGTGTTGTTATGCGTTTATATGCTTTATGTGTATGAGGATGCAAataggtaaattgtatatgtatgcatatatcaattgcattcactaagcgttgcttaccctcgcgttgtttacatttttagattCGGTAGCGGAAGGTGGCAAGGGTAAGTGCGGGAATTAGATGATGTCTCGTTAATGCTTTTGAAGATAAGCTTTTGGAtgttcgacctaggtttgggtagtttaagtCCAAATACCATGCTCATGTTTTTGTTTGGTCATTAAACTCGTCGGGTCGAAACTTTACATTTGTATTTTGATGGTAAAACGGGTCGATGTGGTCCCGGCGTCATAAAACTTGGTAGCGGAAGGTGGCAAGGGTAAGTGCAGGAATTAGATGACGTCCCGTTAATGCTTTTGAAGATAAGCTTTTGGAtattcgacctaggtttgggtagtttaactccaaacaccatgctcatgttTTTGTTTGGTCATTAAACTCATCGGGTCAAAACTTTACATTTGTATTTTGATGGTAAAATGGGTCGATCTGGTCCCagggtcgtaaaacttgttttgatgtaaAAACGTGTGCAGTATCACCTTTACATTGATATATGATGGTTGATTTAAATTAAATGTAATGGGAGGTGTTAATTGTGTTCTTATATCATCAATTTGGGACAGCAGCTGATCCTGCTGTATTGCGCGCCGCGCCGCGCTATCTTGTGCAATTTAAATCCCGAATCTGTTTCAAAGAACTGAGCATCTGTTGTGACGTAGTGGTACGCCGCACCACATACTTGCACGCCGCGCCGTAATACTGAAATAGAAACTCTTTTaaaagatatatataatatatatatatatatatatatatatatatatatatatatatatatatatatatatatatacatatatatatatatacatatatatatatatatatatacatatatatatatacatatatatatatatacatatatatatatatatatatatatatatatatatatatatatatatatatcgtgtttaAGGTCAGATAttaggttgggtcgttacaagtggtatcagagcatggtctaagggaactAGGAGACTTGTGTTAAggacctagacttagacttttgtgtgttaaAGTTGCGGGACTTGTAAGAGACGGGTTGGACTGGGATTACTTAGTGCCTTAGCGTAGCAGGACTAACTatgtgatattatatatatatgtatatgtatgtgtgtatatatatatatatatatatatatatatatatacatatacatacatacatacatgaatGTGTTGTGTTTGCGTGTGTTGTTTTTGTATCATCAAACAAGATGATCATTGTACaaacgagttaatgcgacgtgcttgtgtagcaatgactagctaccattgctaCGGGATTCAAATCGTATCGAATGATTGAGGTACGACGAGTGTCGAGTAAGATGGGATGGTGTGCGGGTGTATGCACTTGTTGCGTGTTTTCATTATTTAAATTATTTCATttcatagaatgaagatgagaaacgggcacgaTACCAATAACGGAGGGACGAGTGAAGACTCCGAATTtaaggccaaggttgaggccatcttgaatAGCCACTCCGGGGTTTTTCTTGAATATGTTAAGAAAGTTTTCGAGAATCGGTTGACGAGCAAATAACTGATCTAATCGAAGAACGAGTGAATGCCGCGATTAAAGAAGCATTCAAAAGAGAAATCTCAAACCCCATAGCCAAGGTGATGATGGGGATGCGGGTGAGTATGGAaggagagacttccactacaagaacttcaaggattctcaacctcccacttttaacGGGGTGAGGAATCCACtaaaaagtacttgttggatttccgatatcgagggggccttCCGCACTAGTGAGTGCCCTCCCAAAAAGAAAACTAGGTACGGTAGTAGTAAGGTGAGGGAAGAAGACAAGTTATGGTGGGACGGGAAAATACAAGTGTTCAGTAAAGAACAATGTATGTGTTTGACGTGGGAAAAGTTCAAGTCGGAAtccttcaaagaataccgaactcaaGCCAATCTCTCTAGAATTAGGGATGAAGTACGTAGTAtgcaacaagggtcaatggacttgactactctcaagtctaccttcttgtcaaATACTCAATTTTGTCCGGACTACATCGGTGATGATCGGATGTTGATAGAAGATTTTTATCGAACATTGAGTgatgggttaagggggaagattagTAGGGGATCGCTTAAATCGTTTGAGGAGTTATTTGAGGTTGCTAGAGGTTTCGAACCGGAAGTTCCAAAGAGGAGTGATTTCTATTTTAGTAAAATAAAATTTAAAGCTACGAGTCATTCGTacaagaagagtaaaggtgcaATCGAGAGCATCGAAATTGTGAAGAGAAGTAATACCACGAGTCAAGGGCCcgtgtgttataattgtgggaaacgGGGTCACATGTCACGTGAATGTATGATTCAGACCGTTAgcaaggtcacttgttttaattgtcaaaaagaagggcaccgaaggtcggagtgtcccgattttgTAAAGTGACCAAGTTAAGAGGTTATAAAAGGCGGCGGGTATGGCGAAGGtgtgaaattatttgatgaccggTGATGAAGCTAAGAAATCCAACGATGTTATTTCGGGTACATTTTCGATAAACTCTAAGCCCGTAAGGGTACTTTTTGATTCTGGTGCTAGTCGATCTTTTATTTCTTTATTATGTGCCGATAAGTTGAATGTGTCAAAGTCAAATTTGGAGTCTCCGTTAGAAGCCGAAATAGCGTATGGCAAGACTTTCCAAGCGGTATATGTGTATAAGAATTATGAAGTTGACTTTGGGTCGACTATTtcgaaaattgatttgatacccatgaaTTTCGGTGAGTTTGATGTCATTATTGGCATGGATtgtctcgatcataatagagccgacatAGCATGTCATGATAAATGTATCCGACTaagaaccctaagtgggggagagttaattatttgtAGTGAAAAGCGACGAAGGCATGTGCCCATTTGTACGTATGTGCGGGCACGACGACTTCTTACTAGCGGATGCGTGGCTAACCTCGTACATGTTGTTGATGTTCAAGAGGAGTCGCTGTCCATTAAGAGTATTCTGGTTGTGTGTGACTTTGAAGACGTGTTTTTGAAAGATTTACCGGGCGTTCCGCCGGAAAGGCAAGTAGAGTTTCACATGGATTTGGTTCCGGGTGCTAATCTCATTGCTAAGACACGTTATCATCTAGCCCAGACCGAGATGCAAGAGCTAATAAGCCAAACCTAAGAGTTGTTATCGAAGGGTTCATTAGACCGAGTagctcaccatggggtgctccggtcttatttgtaaagaaaaaggatggtagcatgcggatgtgcattgattaccgagagttgaacaagatgaccatcaagaatcggtatcccttaccatggattgatgatttgttcgaccaactccaggGCGCAtgctatttctctaagattgatttACGGACTGACTATCACCAAATGTGGATTCGTAATgatgatattgagaaaacggcattTTGAACTTGTTATTGGCACTTTGAATTTGTagtgatgccctttggtcttacgaatacgCCAGccgcattcatggaccttatgaatcgtgtatgccaacctatgttggataaattggtgattgtgtttattgatgacatactcgtttattcgaagagtatgggGAATACGAATGCCATTTGAAATAAGTGTTGAGGATGTTACGAAACGAGAAGTTGCATGCTAAATTCTCGaagtgcgaattttggctaagggaagtttaaTTCCTTGGTTGTATTGTGAGAAAGAAGGCATACAAGTTGATCCGGGTAAAATTGAGGCGATAGaaagttgggaacaaccgactactcCTACAGAAATTCGAAGatttctcgggttggccggttattatcgtcgatttattcaagacttttctaaaGTAACTTCTCCGTTGACtaaattgacaagaaagaatgtCAAGTTTACGTTAGGAATTGTGTGTAGAATCCCTAAGATTGGTTATtaccaatgattttcttgaaaaacatGGTGAGTTGTAGGTTGAAGCATTTATTACCGATAAACTTGAAGAAAGAATCCAAGGACAAACGCAGTCGATCGATTTAGGTCCTCATGGGTTGTTATCCTTTCACGGATGAGTGTGGGTGCCAAAATCGGGTGGATACTGACAAGTGCTACTTGACGAAGCACATAAGTCTAGATATTCCATTCATCCAGGGGCGaccaaaatgtatcttgatttgaagaaagagtattggtggtcggaCATGAAACGggactgtcataacccgaccttaaccataaggacaaatacaataacatatgatttcatcgctaggtattgacctctatatgcgacatttttcaaaaactgcattcgtttttacaatacaaaccatagcttttattacaaatacaaggtttaaacaacttaataatgattatcgtttagcgataatcttagacttacaaactttacatgtgataataacaatacgacttccaacatattttacattacaaatcctccgatatgcagttttatttttgacacaaatatgcatactcaagatcttgcttaaattcaacatgttgcagcggaagcttttagttatcacctgagaataaacatgcttaaaatgtcaacataaagttagtgagatataggtttaatgccggcagcgttataaatatagaccacaagatttcatatataaacgttttaataaaaatattctaagttgttgagcactttataaccatacttaacatttaatcaacgtcgcatattccctttattatgaaatcttactacaccgtaccaagtgtagtcaccgaaacgaagtactgtgcaaccgttgaatactggtcatccagtccggttggggttgtcaggcccgatagatttatcaacaggattcgcgtttacaatacctcatgtaaataatagttaccaagttacagagaagtatgccagtggtacaactcaacgtagaatatatatttttaatcacttgtgtccataacgtaaatcataaaatgcatgtattctcatcccgaaatatttagagtttaaaagtgggactatatactcacttttgccttgaaggtatttatcacgacttggtctccgatagatatcacgaacctaaccatatatataatatatcaacatattttctttttaagtaatcgttacatatatatatatatatatatatatatatatatatatatatatatatatatatatatatatatacttttaatacttttaatattttcttagtccgtagttagcagtccgatgttagtggtccacaattagttgcttaaataaaataaataaagaccccatcatattcgtattgatcagaattaatctcgacccatggtaccatgttgtcaagtgacgtgttgcgtacataaagtaccgtgttgtcaaatgatgtgttgcgtacaatcatgaggtcttatgattaatcttctcgtgttgtttacgggtggtcctgaaatatataaaatcaaatcataagtaaatatatatgaaatatcatattaattagaaatatatgattaatttaatttttctccaaatatttcgtagctaaactagcttcggatacccgatcttgttttagtcgtagtttcttcattacaactccgtttttgttggttcaacttgccacttccttagatcgagtcaaattttaagaatatgaactgaaaataccttaggttgtattcgaaatcacaggttataggtcaaactttagtgaaacttatgaaagtgatcattttccatcataaaaacaacatttaatgatcatttttctaaaaatacttacactttgagttaaaccatgaaatttttatgtgttaacatattcataataaatatcatttttccagaacatgaacctccaattcaaagcttaagatggtttttaattatccaacccaaaacagcccccagttgcactccgacgacgtagattcagtttttaagatgttctttgtaaaaccaagttatattttgttaagttagcatatcattatgatatattataggtcttgaagtgttttaaaagttaagttacaaggatctatttagtttgcacacaagtttgaaatcattcaaactatgttcttgttgttaaaattttacaacacaaaataag
Proteins encoded in this region:
- the LOC139864028 gene encoding uncharacterized protein, translated to MTGDEAKKSNDVISGTFSINSKPVRVLFDSGASRSFISLLCADKLNVSKSNLESPLEAEIAYGKTFQAVYVYKNYEVDFGSTISKIDLIPMNFGEFDVIIGMDCLDHNRADIACHDKCIRLRTLSGGELIICSEKRRRHVPICTYVRARRLLTSGCVANLVHVVDVQEESLSIKSILVVCDFEDVFLKDLPGVPPERQVEFHMDLVPGANLIAKTRYHLAQTEMQELISQT